catacaggtttctcaagagacaggtcaggtggtcttttTTGTGAATTTTTGAATAATTCCTTCATAAAGGAACTCAGTTATCCCCGTCTGAACTGGGACTCTGACTGAGACACTGAGATCCACCCATCATAGTAGGTGACCCTGACAAAGTAAGAGCAAATCTTCCACTCCTTCACAGCTTTTGTTCATGGGTTCTGGTGCCCCTACTTTGTCTAGAAAAACTTGACACAATTTAATTCAAAGCACACCTAACTTCTGCAAGACTTTTCGAGTGAATGTCCTCTTGACTGCCCCCTTCACTTCATTGTTCCTTAGGCTGTAGATGATGGGGTTTAACATCGGTGTGATGACAGTGTAGGACAATGATACTAGCTTCTTGCTCTCGGGAGACTGTTTGGATTTGGGCCGTAGGTAGGTCAAGCTGGCTGTTCCATAGAAAAGGGATACCACAATGAGGTGAGATGAACAAGTGGAGAATGCCTTCTGGCGACCGGTAGCAGAGGGCATCATCAGGATGGTTTTAATAATGCGAGTGTAGGAGACCAAAATGAGGGAAAAGGGAAACATAATAAATAGTAGTGTGGAGGCAAGTGCTTGCATTTCATATATGGTTGTATCCTCAGTGACTAGTTTCAACACTGGGGGACCATCACAAAAGAAGTGGTCTATGGTGCTTGGTCCACAGAAAGGATGGGCCATCAACCAAGCTGTCTGTAGCATAGACACGGGAACACCAGACAGCCAAGAACCTACAGCCATCCACAAACATAGGGACCTATTCATTATGACTGAATAGCGGAGAGGATTACAGATGGCTACAAAGCGATCATAAGCCATCATAGAGAGGAGGAAACATTCAGAGCtgccaaagaagaaaaagaagtacatcTGGGTACCACAGCCTACAAAAGAGATGCTTTTCCTTGGGGATACTAGATCTACCAACATCTTTGGCACCATGACCAAGGTGAAACAGATTTCAAGAAGTGACAAGTTcctgagaaagaagtacatgggtgTTTGAAGAGCAGGATCCACAATGGTAACTGTGACAATAAGGAAGTTACCCAACAAAGTGACTGTATAGATGACCAGGAACAAAACAAATAGGGAATGTTGCATCTCAGGCTTGTTTGTAAAACCATGAAGGATAAATTCAGTCACTTGGGTGTGATTTTCACAGATCATATCTTAGACCAGTTTCTCTCTAATAATCAAAATATATGTGTCAAAGGatcaaaaaatattctttaaatgtatatataatatcaaatataataataaaatctataaatGTATCTTTGTTCTCAGTTGTCTTACCATTCTATTTCTCTGAAACAGAATGTCTACAATAAGACTaaatcagagcaaagaaataatTTGCATGAATACCACTAATTGCTTGTCACCTAGGTGCAGTTTGTCTCTCACCAGTGATGACAGTCTGCAGCTCATGTTCTTCATCAGAGGCATGTTATTTTTCAGGATGAAGTAGAAAGAGTTTGGGTAGCTAATAACTAAAATAGAATcacttaataatttaaaaaaatatatccaagAGGTATTCAAGAGGCAAAAGATAAAAATTGGGctagtttgactttttaaatcttAGATTATAAATGACATATTTCTACCAAATGGAGTGCATTTTATACAATACACTACTTCATccagtatacatacacatatatacatctatacatatatacacatataaattatatacacatgtaggtacacatatatgtatatatgagggAACCTTAGTAAATAAACATAGATAAACAAATAAGCATAACAGGTACTTATGATTTTAGTAGTTTGTGCAGTCCTCACGGGACTGTcaatttatgtaatttttcaCGGTGCCTCTTGAAGCATAATTTCACATCACTGGGCCCCAGTTCTTACTATGCACACAGGTATAGTCATATCATTTGAATTGGGCTTTATAAAAGTAGCAAACTTCTGAACAAACATAACCTGCAATCCAGAAGTCCTCCTTCCAGCATTCATCTCAATTCTAATCCATCAAAATAGTTCGACTTCCCACTGTGTTGTGACTTTGTTAAATTAACATATGTTAAATGGAGCTCAGGGGTGTAGGATGGTGAGCACTGATTCAACAAAAGATCACAAAGGAAAGTCAAATGAAGTTTATTACTCAGATTCTGGAGAAGGAGCTATAGGAGGAAGTCAAGGCAAGAGTGCAGGCATAAAGAAACACTGAATGTGGGGTATATGCCTTTATTATGATCCAAAGGTGGAGTATTTTGAAGTTCCTTGGCTGAGGCCAGACTGGTTAATTCAAACCAAAAAATGCAGGATTTTGGTATGCTTcccatgagtttttttttctaaGGGGGTACAAGGAAAAGGCTTTCCCTGGGAGACAGGGGCGACTGTTTATAACAAGGACATTTGGGGTATCATATCAGAAAGTTACATTTACTTATGACTCTTGGGCTTTTATCTAGAGTATGTGTTCAGGGGAGTGGTTAATATCAGTTTAAAGTCCCTGCAAATCAGGGACCGATAATGAGTCAGCAGCATTATGAAATAATTTACTAAATTCTCAATAGACTGTCAGTTTTCTCCAAAACTGCATGGACAAAGTGGGAGCTAGTCCCTTACTACTGTGTATCCACTAAAAGTCCACTCATGGAATTACTAATTCAATTAGTATTATCTCAAACACAATATCTTCTTTAGAGTAGAACATTTTGATTGAAAGTaggattatataaatattttctatacaGATCTTAACAACAGCATATCAAATGTTAGGGATCACAAAAATATATGTTGGAAAACAACTATATATAAAGCTACATTGGAGCTGAGCTGaacaatgtttccattttttaaaatattggggcTATGAAAGTATTAAGTATTAGATTAATTATTTTGATCTAATATTGATATTAGGTCAAATTGATAAGCAACTGACCCAAGTATTAGatcaattattttataaaacatttttcaaatttaatttaaaaatcttagttTATTTTATAGTCAAATCATGTTTAACACAGATTTCTCTGAAAGTAAGGAGTTGAAAATGCACAGACCTTTTGAAGAATTCTGTTTTAATTCTACTCCAGTGATATATATACTTTGGTAATATCTCACTATTTCGCTTACCACAAGTTCCCAAACCAATATCCTCTACAATATAAGGAAAGGAACCGGTCATCCCAGGCTGCCCATACTGATGGTACTCCAGAATAACAGGTTAAGAGACACAACAGTGAATGTGACCACTATCTTTCACCACTATTGCAAATTCTGCTCCAATACCATTCACATCAACAGTAACAATAACAACTACATTATTCCTGGTATATTTAGAAAAACTTATAAATAGCTTCGGAGGCTTCCCAAGTGTCtcacgggtaaagaatccacctgccaaagctggagatgtgagttcgatccctggatcaggaagatcacctggagaaggaaatgacaacctactctagtaatcttgcctgggaaatcccatggacagcagagccaggtgggctacagtccatgtggtcgcaaagagtcagacaggactgagaaactATAAAGCAACAGCAGCATAAATAGTTTCAGATGCATTATCATGTTCACCAGCATTTTTAAACAATTCTAAATTCACTGTGACTCTAAATATACTCCATCATTTGTCTGAGGAAAATAATTATGAGAATTGAATAAGGTATCAAGATTTTATAATGGTCCAGCAATTTTTAGTGTATCTCTAAAATACCTCAACCACTATTCCCTCTCAGATTTCTAATACTGaagtggcagaaaacaacaacaggTTTAATATCTAGTCCTGGAGTGACCAAGGACTAGATATTATAATACATTATCTATAATGTAACATCCACGGTCTCCACTGTGAGATAGGAATAAGGCAAGCCAAAAAGATTAtcagtttctttatttgataATCAATGATATACATATTCTACCTTGTGCAGGCATATTTAAATTCAATAAAGTTTTGGAGAACTAGAGATTTTTACTGTAACAAAATATACCTCCAAATATTCCCTCCCCTCTTTatatatcctaaaaaaaaaatactgtttacaTTGCATATATCTTCTAAAAATCAAAAGATTCATTGGCAGTGATGCTGCAGTAACTACCACAAATTTATAGTgatgccttttttaaaaacttgtaaacTGTAGATAAGTGAGCAGGATTGCTACATAGCTCTAGAGAATGTTTTACTTTATTGCATGGAATTCTAAAAATGTAATGACATTTACTTAAGTCCACTAATTTTTGGACTGTTTTGAGACCAAAGAGTTTTTCACTTGCTATTAATCAGGCCAGCTTCaaaattttctggaaaatgtGCCAGCTTTCTcataaatacatgttttcttataaaaatcaTTACAAATCAATCAGCTTCTTTAACTGGAACAGCACTTCTAAGAACCTAAAATACAAATTAGTAAAAATCGGAGAACAAATAACCCTCATACCTGAATTGAAAATACATTGCATGGTTATAATACATAGCATTTCTTAAATAGACAAccattgttttcttaatattctCTTCCTCAGCATTCTGTAGCTTtctagacagaaaaaaagaacactctattgtttttttgttttactcaATAAAGCATCAAGCTATTCCTTTTTTCATGTATAAATAAGCTTATAGGCTTATTTTTCTTAAGATGATTTTGTTGTATATAGATGCACAGATAAAAGTAGTTTTATTGGGGGGGGGGGACTGAGGAACAAAATAAATCATACAGAAATATCTGGATATATCTTACCAAATAAAACTACATATTTCTTAATTAGaagtttaatcattttttaagataagtAATATCTTGTGAGAACTGTAAACTGATCTTGAAATCTGTCACATCTCAAATTTTCAGAATTAAGCAAATAACTTTGACAGGTTAACCTACTTTGCATTGGCACCAAATGGTTGATATACTCCTGTAATAGTATTTAAGTGTGACTGGCCTTGGGGAAAATGATCCTTGGGATATTAGAAGGGACTGCTGCAAATTAAACAACCATTTTACCGCATAGGGGAGAATATCGAATTTTCAAGAAATTGTTTATGTTTTAAGTCATAATGGCTGCCATTCAACATGTATTTCTTAATAATAGCTATTTCTGGTGGGTCTGTAGGGCACACTGGTCAATCCCTTGGGATTACAATTATTAATACACTAAGACTATGTGAGGAACATAGATTTTAGCTTTCCCTGTAGAATTTTTTGTGGGATAGATTTTGGCCACAAAATGATAGAATATATTTGTACCCCATCCTTGAaatgtaaatgatttaaaattttatttttaattcatttttaaaactttatttttaaatatatatttttactaataaTCTTTTTAAGCAATTAAACTGTGCAAGTTAAAATGATTATTGGTAtgtgtttattgttgttttatacATCAAATAGTTTGCTACTGCTTTGTTTAACCATGAGAAAACTGTAAATAGTTCCAAGATT
Above is a genomic segment from Bos indicus isolate NIAB-ARS_2022 breed Sahiwal x Tharparkar chromosome 5, NIAB-ARS_B.indTharparkar_mat_pri_1.0, whole genome shotgun sequence containing:
- the OR10A7 gene encoding olfactory receptor 10A7, whose amino-acid sequence is MICENHTQVTEFILHGFTNKPEMQHSLFVLFLVIYTVTLLGNFLIVTVTIVDPALQTPMYFFLRNLSLLEICFTLVMVPKMLVDLVSPRKSISFVGCGTQMYFFFFFGSSECFLLSMMAYDRFVAICNPLRYSVIMNRSLCLWMAVGSWLSGVPVSMLQTAWLMAHPFCGPSTIDHFFCDGPPVLKLVTEDTTIYEMQALASTLLFIMFPFSLILVSYTRIIKTILMMPSATGRQKAFSTCSSHLIVVSLFYGTASLTYLRPKSKQSPESKKLVSLSYTVITPMLNPIIYSLRNNEVKGAVKRTFTRKVLQKLGVL